One genomic window of Micrococcus flavus includes the following:
- the uvrA gene encoding excinuclease ABC subunit UvrA — MPKNTASTVPAARDDATAPRPDGVASGPGRGARGAAQHERIVVKGAREHNLKDVDVSLPRDAMVVFTGLSGSGKSSLAFDTIFAEGQRRYVESLSSYARMFLGRVDKPDVDFIEGLSPAVSIDQKSTNRNPRSTVGTITEIYDYMRLLWARVGVAHCPECGEVVSRQTPQQIVDQLEELPERTRFQVLAPVVRGRKGEFADLFSSLSTQGYARALVDGETVQLSDPPALKKQNKHTIAVVVDRLAMKEGIRQRLTDSVETALKLADGLVAVEFVDVRVEDESGKKNTGEFAGRDAEGNPRFRTFSEKLSCPNGHAQTVDEIEPRSFSFNNPFGACPECTGIGSRLQVDPDLVVPNDELSIEDGAIVPWSLGKSTSDYWMRVLGGLAKETGFSLKTPWKDLPKKHREAVLHGKDFKVEVEFRNRFGRTRRYTTGFEGVVPYVMRKHEETESDSARERYESFMREIPCPVCHGARLNPTVLNVRVGGLSIAEATALPMRDALEFVDGLDLSPRERAIADQVVKEIRARLAFLLDVGLEYLNLERNAGTLSGGEAQRIRLATQIGAGLVGVLYVLDEPSIGLHQRDNRRLIETLLRLRDLGNTLIVVEHDEDTIAEADWIVDIGPLAGEHGGEVVHSGSLEELKANTRSITGDYLAGRRSIDVPAERRPLEKGRRLTVRGATENNLKNVTVDIPLGVFTAVTGVSGSGKSTLINEILYKVLADRLNGAKLVPGRHRTVEGLEHLDKVVHVDQSPIGRTPRSNPATYTGVFDSIRKLFAETPEAKVRGYQQGRFSFNIKGGRCEACSGDGTLKIEMNFLPDVYVPCEVCHGARYNRETLEVTYKGRNIAEVLDMPIEEAAEFFSSYTKISRYLRTLVDVGLGYVRLGQPATTLSGGEAQRVKLAAELQKRSNGRTVYVLDEPTTGLHFEDIRKLLQVLQSLVDKGNTVITIEHNLDVVKCADHVIDLGPEGGSGGGTIVATGTPEDVARVAESHTGRFLAELLG, encoded by the coding sequence GTGCCGAAGAACACCGCCTCCACCGTCCCCGCCGCCCGCGACGACGCCACCGCACCCCGCCCCGACGGCGTCGCCTCGGGCCCGGGCCGCGGAGCCCGCGGCGCGGCCCAGCACGAGCGGATCGTGGTCAAGGGCGCCCGCGAGCACAACCTGAAGGACGTGGACGTCTCCCTCCCGCGCGACGCCATGGTGGTGTTCACCGGACTGTCCGGTTCGGGCAAGTCCTCCCTGGCGTTCGACACGATCTTCGCGGAGGGTCAGCGCCGCTACGTGGAGTCCCTCTCCTCCTACGCCCGCATGTTCCTCGGGCGCGTGGACAAGCCGGACGTGGACTTCATCGAGGGCCTGTCCCCGGCGGTCTCGATCGACCAGAAGTCCACCAACCGCAACCCGCGCTCCACGGTCGGCACCATCACGGAGATCTACGACTACATGCGCCTGCTGTGGGCCCGCGTCGGCGTGGCGCACTGCCCGGAGTGCGGCGAGGTGGTCAGCCGCCAGACGCCGCAGCAGATCGTGGACCAGCTCGAGGAGCTGCCCGAGCGCACCCGCTTCCAGGTCCTGGCCCCCGTCGTGCGGGGACGCAAGGGCGAGTTCGCGGACCTGTTCTCCTCCCTGTCCACGCAGGGCTACGCGCGCGCGCTCGTGGACGGGGAGACCGTGCAGCTCTCGGACCCGCCGGCGCTGAAGAAGCAGAACAAGCACACGATCGCCGTCGTGGTGGACCGCCTCGCCATGAAGGAGGGCATCCGCCAGCGCCTCACGGACTCGGTGGAGACGGCGCTCAAGCTCGCCGACGGCCTCGTGGCGGTCGAGTTCGTGGACGTCCGGGTGGAGGACGAGTCCGGGAAGAAGAACACCGGCGAGTTCGCCGGCCGGGACGCCGAGGGGAACCCGCGCTTCCGCACGTTCTCGGAGAAGCTGTCCTGCCCCAACGGTCACGCGCAGACCGTGGACGAGATCGAGCCGCGCTCCTTCTCCTTCAACAACCCGTTCGGTGCGTGCCCCGAGTGCACCGGCATCGGCTCTCGGCTGCAGGTGGACCCGGACCTCGTGGTGCCCAACGACGAGCTGTCCATCGAAGACGGCGCCATCGTCCCGTGGTCCCTCGGCAAGTCCACCTCGGACTACTGGATGCGGGTGCTCGGGGGCCTCGCCAAGGAGACCGGTTTCTCGCTGAAGACCCCCTGGAAGGACCTCCCCAAGAAGCACCGGGAGGCCGTGCTCCACGGCAAGGACTTCAAGGTGGAGGTGGAGTTCCGCAACCGCTTCGGCCGCACCCGCCGCTACACCACGGGGTTCGAGGGCGTGGTGCCGTACGTGATGCGCAAGCACGAGGAGACCGAGTCGGACTCGGCGCGGGAGCGCTACGAGTCCTTCATGCGGGAGATCCCGTGCCCGGTGTGCCACGGCGCGCGCCTGAACCCCACCGTGCTGAACGTGCGCGTGGGCGGCCTGTCCATCGCCGAGGCCACGGCGCTGCCCATGCGGGACGCCCTCGAGTTCGTCGACGGGCTGGACCTCAGCCCCCGCGAGCGCGCGATCGCGGACCAGGTGGTCAAGGAGATCCGCGCCCGCCTGGCGTTCCTGCTGGACGTGGGGCTGGAGTACCTGAACCTCGAGCGCAACGCCGGGACGCTCTCCGGCGGAGAGGCCCAGCGCATCCGCCTGGCCACCCAGATCGGCGCCGGGCTCGTGGGCGTCCTCTACGTCCTGGACGAGCCGTCGATCGGGCTGCACCAGCGGGACAACCGTCGCCTGATCGAGACGCTCCTGCGCCTGCGGGACCTGGGCAACACGCTGATCGTCGTCGAGCACGACGAGGACACGATCGCCGAGGCCGACTGGATCGTCGACATCGGACCGCTGGCCGGTGAGCACGGCGGCGAGGTGGTCCACTCCGGCTCCCTCGAGGAGCTCAAGGCGAACACCCGCTCCATCACGGGGGACTACCTGGCCGGCCGGCGCAGCATCGACGTGCCCGCCGAGCGCCGCCCGCTGGAGAAGGGCAGGAGGCTCACCGTCCGGGGCGCCACCGAGAACAACCTGAAGAACGTGACGGTGGACATCCCCCTCGGCGTGTTCACGGCGGTGACGGGTGTGTCCGGCTCGGGCAAGTCCACGCTGATCAACGAGATCCTCTACAAGGTGCTGGCGGACCGGCTCAACGGCGCCAAGCTCGTGCCGGGCCGGCACCGGACGGTGGAGGGCCTGGAGCACCTGGACAAGGTCGTGCACGTGGACCAGAGCCCCATCGGCCGCACCCCCCGCTCCAACCCGGCCACCTACACCGGCGTGTTCGACTCGATCCGCAAGCTGTTCGCCGAGACCCCGGAGGCGAAGGTCCGCGGCTACCAGCAGGGCCGGTTCTCCTTCAACATCAAGGGCGGCCGCTGCGAGGCCTGCTCGGGAGACGGCACGCTCAAGATCGAGATGAACTTCCTGCCGGACGTGTACGTGCCGTGCGAGGTCTGCCACGGCGCCCGGTACAACCGCGAGACCCTCGAGGTGACGTACAAGGGGAGGAACATCGCGGAGGTCCTCGACATGCCGATCGAGGAGGCCGCCGAGTTCTTCAGCTCCTACACGAAGATCTCCCGGTACCTGCGCACCCTCGTGGACGTGGGCCTCGGCTACGTCCGCCTGGGCCAGCCGGCGACCACCCTGTCCGGCGGCGAGGCCCAGCGCGTGAAGCTGGCGGCGGAGCTGCAGAAGCGCTCCAACGGCCGCACGGTCTACGTGCTGGACGAGCCCACCACGGGCCTGCACTTCGAGGACATCCGCAAGCTGCTGCAGGTGCTCCAGTCGCTCGTGGACAAGGGCAACACCGTGATCACCATCGAGCACAACCTCGACGTGGTGAAGTGCGCCGACCACGTGATCGACCTCGGACCCGAGGGCGGCTCGGGAGGTGGCACGATCGTGGCCACGGGCACTCCCGAGGACGTCGCCCGGGTGGCGGAGAGCCACACGGGCCGCTTCCTCGCCGAGCTGCTCGGCTGA
- a CDS encoding TetR/AcrR family transcriptional regulator: MTATTDPLDPRDADVPAPPGAVRDLHRRERRRLLTEEAIVAAALRITAAQGVAAVTMRRVAEDLGVAASSLYPHVGSRERLIDLAVREVLRGVGPLPDSGDWRADLRGHVLEVHERLSAHADLAQHAFFSAVAPSTAEDLEALEHLLARLTGEGLDADLVLTAYDRMMLCTVADVHEQWQRRHRVDDAEVSAWLVSFSAHVAELPEDRFPHLRTRARRLVAPEPTARFLAGIDLLLDGLAARS; the protein is encoded by the coding sequence ATGACCGCCACGACCGACCCTCTGGACCCCCGCGACGCGGACGTCCCCGCCCCGCCCGGCGCCGTCCGGGACCTGCACCGGCGCGAGCGGCGCCGCCTGCTCACCGAGGAGGCGATCGTGGCGGCCGCCCTGCGCATCACGGCCGCCCAGGGGGTCGCGGCCGTCACCATGCGGCGCGTGGCCGAGGACCTCGGCGTCGCCGCGTCGAGCCTCTACCCCCACGTCGGCAGCCGCGAGAGGCTCATCGACCTGGCCGTCCGCGAGGTGCTGCGCGGGGTGGGCCCCCTCCCCGACTCGGGCGACTGGCGCGCGGACCTGCGCGGCCACGTCCTCGAGGTGCATGAACGCCTGTCCGCCCACGCCGACCTGGCCCAGCACGCCTTCTTCTCGGCGGTGGCCCCGAGTACCGCCGAGGACCTCGAGGCTCTCGAGCACCTGCTGGCCCGGCTCACCGGGGAGGGACTGGACGCGGATCTGGTGCTCACCGCCTACGACCGCATGATGCTGTGCACCGTGGCGGACGTGCATGAGCAGTGGCAGCGCCGCCACCGGGTGGACGACGCCGAGGTGTCGGCCTGGCTCGTGAGCTTCAGCGCCCATGTGGCCGAGCTGCCCGAGGACCGCTTCCCGCACCTGCGCACCCGCGCCCGCCGGCTCGTCGCCCCCGAGCCGACGGCGCGGTTCCTCGCCGGCATCGACCTCCTCCTGGACGGCCTGGCCGCCCGCTCCTGA
- a CDS encoding DEAD/DEAH box helicase, whose translation MTSSAPASVPTPAAPSLTGRLDALGRSPDGDAVYEAFTAWTDARGIRLYPAQEEAVLELVAGNHVILATPTGSGKSLVALGAHADALAHGKVSYYTAPIKALVSEKFFALVDVFGAENVGMVTGDSSVNADAPIICCTAEILANRALREGSGMEIGTVVMDEFHYYADPARGWAWQLPLLELPQARFLLMSATLGDTTRLEEDLAERTGREVAVVAHAERPIPLTFEWSEVPLQEKVEELVSTHQAPVYIVHFSQLDAVETAVGLASVSVTTKEEKEAIAERIAGFRFSAGFGKTLNRLVRAGIGVHHAGMLPKYRRLVEKLAQEGLLKVISGTDTLGVGINVPIRTVLITALSKFDGERTRILQSREFHQIAGRAGRAGFDTSGTVVVQAPEHVIENRAAERRAAAKFAGVKDEAERAKRMKQSVKGTKRKTPPQGFVSWGPATFEKLVASEPEPMVSRMRITHSMLLNILDRPGDPVLAVRRLLRATHETPARQAQLMRRALGIFRELLATGVVEVLPVPDAEGRTVDLTVDLQPDFALNQPLSPFALAALDLLDPAEPDHHLDVVSVIEATLDPPRQVLSAQVKKAKGEAVAAMKAEGMDYQDRMRALDEVTHPQPLAELLEQQFELYRQDAPWLAEFELSPKSVVRDMFERAMGFGDYVQFYGLARSEGVLLRYLTDAVKALRQTVPQEDRTEDLQVLLDWLDEMVKQTDSSLLEEWEDLVAGDIDELRRDMESLEPTPPPRLTDNAAVFRVMIRNAMFQRVRLFGDEQDGRLAELSGDLSADDWADALDAYFDDHEDIDDGPAARGSEFFRVAERPEGRCPVELAGTRWWAVRQVLKDHDGDHDHGINAVVDLDASDEAGHPVVHVLSVGAPVPGWDL comes from the coding sequence ATGACCTCCTCCGCCCCCGCCTCCGTGCCCACCCCCGCCGCGCCCTCCCTCACCGGACGCCTCGACGCCCTCGGCCGCTCCCCCGACGGCGACGCGGTGTACGAGGCCTTCACCGCCTGGACGGACGCCCGCGGCATCCGCCTCTACCCCGCGCAGGAGGAGGCCGTCCTCGAGCTGGTGGCCGGCAACCACGTGATCCTGGCGACGCCGACCGGCTCGGGCAAGTCCCTCGTGGCCCTCGGCGCCCACGCCGACGCCCTGGCCCACGGGAAGGTCTCCTACTACACGGCCCCCATCAAGGCGCTCGTCTCCGAGAAGTTCTTCGCCCTGGTGGACGTCTTCGGCGCGGAGAACGTCGGCATGGTCACGGGCGACTCCTCGGTCAACGCGGACGCGCCCATCATCTGCTGCACCGCGGAGATCCTGGCGAACCGCGCGCTGCGCGAGGGCTCCGGCATGGAGATCGGCACCGTGGTGATGGACGAGTTCCACTACTACGCGGACCCCGCGCGGGGGTGGGCCTGGCAGCTGCCGCTGCTCGAGCTGCCGCAGGCGCGCTTCCTGCTCATGTCCGCCACCCTCGGGGACACCACCCGCCTCGAGGAGGACCTCGCCGAGCGCACCGGGCGCGAGGTCGCCGTCGTCGCCCACGCCGAGCGGCCCATCCCTCTGACCTTCGAGTGGTCCGAGGTGCCGCTGCAAGAGAAGGTGGAGGAGCTGGTCTCCACGCACCAGGCGCCGGTGTACATCGTGCACTTCTCGCAGCTGGACGCCGTGGAGACGGCGGTGGGCCTGGCCTCCGTGTCCGTCACCACGAAGGAGGAGAAGGAGGCGATCGCCGAGCGGATCGCCGGGTTCCGGTTCTCCGCGGGGTTCGGCAAGACCCTGAACCGGCTCGTCCGCGCCGGGATCGGCGTGCACCACGCCGGCATGCTGCCCAAGTACCGCCGGCTCGTGGAGAAGCTCGCCCAGGAGGGGCTGCTCAAGGTCATCTCCGGCACGGACACGCTCGGCGTGGGCATCAACGTGCCCATCCGCACCGTGCTGATCACTGCCCTGTCCAAGTTCGACGGCGAGCGGACGCGGATCCTGCAGTCCCGCGAGTTCCACCAGATCGCCGGCCGCGCCGGCCGCGCGGGGTTCGACACCTCCGGCACCGTGGTGGTCCAGGCCCCCGAGCACGTGATCGAGAACAGGGCGGCCGAGCGCAGGGCCGCCGCGAAGTTCGCCGGCGTCAAGGACGAGGCCGAGCGGGCCAAGCGCATGAAGCAGTCGGTCAAGGGGACCAAGAGGAAGACGCCACCGCAGGGGTTCGTCTCGTGGGGTCCCGCCACGTTCGAGAAGCTCGTGGCCTCCGAGCCGGAGCCCATGGTGTCCCGCATGCGGATCACCCACTCCATGCTGCTGAACATCCTGGACCGGCCGGGCGACCCCGTCCTCGCCGTCCGCCGCCTGCTGCGCGCCACCCACGAGACCCCTGCCCGCCAGGCCCAGCTGATGCGCCGCGCCCTGGGGATCTTCCGCGAGCTGCTGGCCACGGGCGTCGTCGAAGTGCTGCCCGTGCCCGACGCCGAGGGCCGCACCGTGGACCTCACGGTGGACCTGCAGCCGGACTTCGCGCTCAACCAGCCGCTCTCCCCCTTCGCCCTCGCGGCGCTGGACCTGCTGGACCCCGCCGAGCCGGACCACCACCTGGACGTCGTGTCCGTGATCGAGGCGACCCTCGACCCGCCCCGTCAGGTCCTCTCCGCCCAGGTCAAGAAGGCCAAGGGCGAGGCGGTGGCGGCCATGAAGGCCGAGGGCATGGACTACCAGGACCGCATGCGCGCCCTCGACGAGGTCACCCATCCGCAGCCGCTCGCCGAGCTGCTCGAGCAGCAGTTCGAGCTCTACCGCCAGGACGCCCCGTGGCTGGCCGAGTTCGAGCTCTCCCCCAAGTCCGTGGTCCGGGACATGTTCGAGCGCGCCATGGGCTTCGGCGACTACGTCCAGTTCTACGGCCTGGCCCGCTCCGAGGGCGTCCTGCTGCGCTACCTGACGGACGCGGTCAAGGCGCTGCGCCAGACGGTGCCGCAGGAGGACCGCACCGAGGACCTGCAGGTCCTCCTCGACTGGCTGGACGAGATGGTCAAGCAGACCGACTCCTCCCTGCTCGAGGAGTGGGAGGACCTCGTGGCCGGGGACATCGACGAGCTGCGCCGGGACATGGAGTCCCTCGAGCCCACCCCGCCGCCGCGCCTGACGGACAACGCGGCCGTGTTCCGCGTGATGATCCGCAACGCGATGTTCCAGCGCGTGCGCCTGTTCGGCGACGAGCAGGATGGCCGGCTCGCCGAACTCTCGGGCGACCTCTCCGCGGACGACTGGGCGGACGCCCTGGACGCCTACTTCGACGACCACGAGGACATCGACGACGGCCCCGCCGCGCGCGGGTCCGAGTTCTTCCGCGTGGCGGAGCGCCCCGAGGGACGCTGCCCCGTGGAGCTGGCGGGGACGCGCTGGTGGGCGGTGCGCCAGGTCCTCAAGGACCACGACGGCGACCACGACCACGGCATCAACGCGGTGGTGGACCTGGACGCCTCCGACGAGGCCGGGCACCCCGTGGTCCACGTCCTCTCCGTGGGGGCGCCCGTGCCCGGGTGGGATCTGTGA
- the uvrC gene encoding excinuclease ABC subunit UvrC, producing the protein MADPRSYRPAPGEISTSPGVYRFRDPDGRVVYVGKAKNLRARLSSYFQDPSKLATKTRTMVFTASAVEWTVVGSELEALQLEYTWIKEYRPRFNIMYRDDKSYPYLAVTMNEQFPRVLVMRGDRKPGVKYFGPFHPAKAIRETVDLMLRVFPVRTCSASVFKRARAQDRPCLLGYIGKCSAPCVGRISPAEHRALAQDFCDFMAGDAERFVKELESAMAAAVEELRFEEAARLRDDITALRRVFERNAVVLPENTEADVFALHMDELEVAVQVFHVRQGRIRGQRGWVMERVEDVGQDVMVEELLKQVYGDLGGTERIPHEVLVPVEPSEAEQLTAWLSGLRGARVQVRVPQRGAKADLMETVRENAEMALKLHKTRRSGDLTTRSAALRELQDALGIDDPLLRIECYDISHSQGTNVVGSMVVVEDGLPKKKDYRRFNVTGEAARDDTASMKDVLRRRFARMAKERQEGVVVTGQVEADEADAGDRRFAYPPSLVVVDGGPPQVAAAAAVLEELGLDDLPVVGLAKRLEEVWVPGDEFPVVLPRASEGLYLLQRIRDESHRFAIAGHRGRRTKAMTASALDAVPGLGPARRQALLTHFGSVEQIRAAGPERLTEVAGIGPTLAQTVHAALTASGGGDTVRA; encoded by the coding sequence GTGGCTGACCCGCGCTCGTACCGCCCCGCGCCCGGGGAGATCTCCACGTCCCCCGGCGTGTACCGGTTCCGCGACCCGGACGGCCGGGTCGTCTACGTGGGCAAGGCGAAGAACCTGCGGGCCCGGCTGAGCTCCTACTTCCAGGATCCGTCGAAGCTGGCCACCAAGACCCGCACCATGGTCTTCACGGCCTCGGCCGTGGAGTGGACCGTGGTGGGCTCCGAGCTCGAGGCCCTCCAGCTCGAGTACACGTGGATCAAGGAGTACCGGCCCCGGTTCAACATCATGTACCGGGACGACAAGTCCTACCCGTACCTGGCCGTGACCATGAACGAGCAGTTCCCCCGCGTGCTCGTGATGCGCGGGGACCGCAAGCCCGGGGTGAAGTACTTCGGGCCGTTCCACCCCGCCAAGGCCATCCGCGAGACGGTGGACCTCATGCTGCGGGTGTTCCCGGTGCGCACGTGCTCGGCGAGCGTGTTCAAGCGCGCCCGCGCCCAGGACCGTCCCTGCCTGCTCGGCTACATCGGCAAGTGCTCGGCGCCGTGCGTGGGACGGATCTCCCCGGCGGAGCACCGCGCCCTGGCCCAGGACTTCTGCGACTTCATGGCCGGGGACGCCGAGCGGTTCGTCAAGGAGCTCGAGAGCGCCATGGCGGCCGCCGTCGAGGAGCTGCGCTTCGAGGAGGCGGCCCGGCTGCGGGACGACATCACGGCCCTGCGACGGGTGTTCGAGCGCAACGCCGTCGTGCTCCCGGAGAACACGGAGGCGGACGTCTTCGCCCTGCACATGGACGAGCTCGAGGTCGCGGTGCAGGTGTTCCACGTCCGCCAGGGCCGCATCCGGGGCCAGCGCGGGTGGGTCATGGAGCGCGTGGAGGACGTCGGGCAGGACGTCATGGTGGAGGAGCTGCTCAAGCAGGTGTACGGCGACCTGGGCGGCACCGAGCGGATCCCGCACGAGGTCCTGGTCCCGGTGGAGCCGTCCGAGGCCGAGCAGCTCACCGCGTGGCTCTCCGGGCTGCGCGGGGCCCGCGTCCAGGTGCGGGTGCCGCAGCGGGGCGCCAAGGCCGACCTCATGGAGACCGTCCGGGAGAACGCCGAGATGGCCCTCAAGCTCCACAAGACCCGTCGCTCGGGGGACCTCACCACCCGCTCGGCCGCGCTGCGGGAGCTGCAGGACGCCCTCGGGATCGACGACCCGCTGCTGCGGATCGAGTGCTACGACATCTCGCACTCCCAGGGCACCAACGTCGTCGGCTCCATGGTGGTCGTGGAGGACGGCCTGCCGAAGAAGAAGGACTACCGCCGGTTCAACGTGACGGGGGAGGCCGCCCGGGACGACACGGCCTCCATGAAGGACGTGCTGCGCCGGCGCTTCGCCCGCATGGCGAAGGAGCGGCAGGAGGGCGTCGTGGTGACCGGTCAGGTGGAGGCCGACGAGGCCGACGCCGGCGACCGCCGGTTCGCCTATCCCCCCTCCCTCGTGGTGGTCGACGGCGGCCCGCCCCAGGTGGCCGCGGCCGCCGCCGTGCTCGAGGAGCTCGGCCTGGACGACCTGCCCGTCGTGGGCCTGGCGAAGCGCCTCGAGGAGGTGTGGGTGCCCGGTGACGAGTTCCCGGTCGTCCTGCCGCGGGCATCCGAGGGCCTCTACCTGCTCCAGCGCATCCGCGACGAGTCGCACCGGTTCGCGATCGCCGGACACCGCGGACGCAGGACCAAGGCGATGACGGCGTCCGCCCTGGACGCCGTGCCCGGCCTGGGGCCCGCGCGGCGCCAGGCCCTACTGACCCACTTCGGGTCGGTGGAGCAGATCCGCGCCGCGGGACCGGAGCGGCTCACCGAGGTGGCGGGCATCGGTCCGACCCTCGCGCAGACCGTGCATGCGGCCCTGACGGCGTCCGGGGGCGGGGATACAGTGAGGGCATGA
- a CDS encoding lysophospholipid acyltransferase family protein produces MATSEPVRRAFAGMFRLSCRPHVTGLENVPTSGPFILASNHLSFLDSVLLQALCPRPVHFFAKAEYFTAPGLTGQVQRLFFESVGSIPVQRGDQSASVAALEELVSLLEDGQGVGIYPEGTRSRDGRLYRGRTGVGWLALTTGAPVVPVGLRGTERLQPPGGRGFRPHRFTLAAGEPLRFCHPGRRHGLPERRQATADVMDAIAALSGQERVDEYNTVPGARG; encoded by the coding sequence ATGGCGACCTCCGAGCCCGTCCGCCGCGCGTTCGCCGGGATGTTCCGGCTGTCGTGCCGGCCCCACGTCACCGGCCTGGAGAACGTGCCGACCTCAGGCCCGTTCATCCTGGCCTCGAACCACCTGTCCTTCCTGGACTCCGTCCTCCTGCAGGCCCTGTGTCCGCGGCCCGTGCACTTCTTCGCGAAGGCGGAGTACTTCACCGCCCCCGGTCTCACCGGACAGGTGCAGCGGCTGTTCTTCGAGTCCGTGGGCTCCATCCCCGTCCAACGGGGCGACCAGTCGGCCTCGGTGGCGGCCCTCGAGGAGCTCGTCTCCCTGCTCGAGGACGGCCAGGGCGTCGGCATCTACCCCGAGGGCACGCGCAGCCGGGACGGCCGGCTCTACCGGGGCCGCACCGGCGTGGGCTGGCTGGCCCTCACCACGGGCGCACCGGTGGTCCCCGTGGGCCTGCGCGGCACCGAGCGGCTGCAGCCGCCGGGCGGACGCGGCTTCCGCCCGCACCGGTTCACCCTCGCGGCGGGGGAGCCGCTGCGGTTCTGCCATCCCGGCCGCCGCCACGGCCTGCCCGAGCGACGCCAGGCGACCGCCGACGTCATGGACGCCATCGCCGCGCTGTCCGGCCAGGAGCGGGTGGACGAGTACAACACGGTCCCGGGCGCCCGTGGCTGA
- a CDS encoding MBL fold metallo-hydrolase codes for MPASAEIRLLHDLPAVTVRAVSVSDMDNNAYAITSKTTGAQVLIDAADAPETLRDLLASASADTPCEPHLALIVTTHRHWDHVRALPALASVTGTRTAAGADDAEAIAADTGVAPDVTLHHGETVSVDGIDLEVIALRGHTPGSVALAYRPEADEPAVLFTGDSLFPGGVGNTQGDADRFARLIDDVEHRLFAAFDDDVVVHPGHGASTTLGAERPHLAGWRERGW; via the coding sequence ATGCCCGCCTCCGCCGAGATCCGTCTCCTCCATGACCTGCCCGCCGTGACCGTGCGCGCCGTCTCCGTGTCCGACATGGACAACAACGCGTATGCGATCACGTCCAAGACCACGGGAGCCCAGGTCCTGATCGACGCGGCGGACGCGCCGGAGACCCTGCGGGACCTGCTGGCCTCGGCGTCGGCGGACACCCCCTGCGAGCCGCACCTGGCCCTGATCGTGACCACCCACCGCCACTGGGACCACGTCCGCGCCCTGCCCGCGCTCGCCTCGGTGACCGGCACCCGCACGGCCGCCGGCGCGGACGACGCCGAGGCGATCGCGGCGGACACGGGGGTCGCCCCGGACGTGACGCTGCACCACGGCGAGACCGTGTCCGTGGACGGGATCGATCTCGAGGTGATCGCCCTGCGCGGCCACACCCCCGGGTCCGTGGCCCTCGCCTACCGTCCCGAGGCGGACGAGCCGGCCGTGCTCTTCACCGGCGACTCCCTCTTCCCGGGCGGCGTGGGCAACACCCAGGGCGACGCCGACCGCTTCGCCCGCCTCATCGACGACGTCGAGCACCGCCTCTTCGCGGCCTTCGACGACGACGTGGTGGTCCACCCCGGTCACGGTGCCTCCACCACGCTCGGTGCCGAGCGGCCCCACCTGGCGGGGTGGCGCGAGCGGGGCTGGTGA